A stretch of DNA from Thiomicrospira sp. XS5:
CGACCAAGGTTGGCCGCTGAGGATGAGCAAAAACGCATTCAGAAGTGCCAGCACCAAACCGGCTTTCAACCAAGGGTGCCAATCGGTGATTTTCCAAAAGGCGGAGGTATTGAGGCGTGACAGTTCGTCAAAATGATTCCTTTCCTTTAAGATTGCCAGCCAGTACAGCACACCGATAAAGCCCAGTTGCAATATCAAGCCTTGTATTAAACCGAAGGATTGCAGTACTGAAACCGGTTGCAGTGCCGGTACCGCACGCCAGAATTCACTGTGGTAAGCGGCCAGCGTGCCGCCGACCAACAGAAAGAAAAAACTGGTCAGGGATAAAGGTTGTAACTGCCCCATTTTATTGAAGGTGCCGGAAGTACAGCCGTTGGCCAGCTGCATGCCGATACCGAATAGGAAGGCACCGGCGACTACGGAAAGGCTTAATGGCTGTACGAATCCCTGTAACGCCAGCCCGTTGAATTCTCCCAGGCTCAAAAGCAGAAAAAACAACACGCTGGTGAACGCCAGCATCCATAATACGGCGCGAACGCCAAGGGTGCGGCCTTGTGTCAACAGTTGATGGGAGCAGGTGCGGAAGCCGAATTGGAAGTAGTTCAAGCTGGCACCCAGCAGGGCGCCCACCAGGAATAAAGATAAGTGGTTTTCCGATAGCCAGAGGCTGACGGCCAGCAAAGGGAGCAATAACCACCAGACGGCAGCTTTGGGTAAGGGCGTTAGGGCAAGTGTGCGTAGCATGTATTTGTCTTCTAAATCGTGATTTGAGAAGGCATTATAGAGGCGGGGGAGGCGGTAAAAAAATCATTCTTTTATATGTTGGCATTGCGTTTGGTTATGAAAAATATTGCTAATATGCTGATGTGCTAATATGCGATGTGGAGTGGTTGGCCGCACAGTCCTTTGCGCGACTTGATCAAATTGCCCAAATTGCTTAAGCAACGTTCGGTACATTGATTGAATGGAGTTGAAACTGCATCAAGGGTTGATGCAGGGCTTCCTTGTCGGCAAAGAGGAGGCTGGCGTTTAAGTTTTAACCGGCCGTTGCGCGGACAACGGCTTGTTCGGCCGCGTCCAAGTTGTCGACGCTGATGTCCAGGTTCTTCAAGCGCCCGTCTTTGATGTTGTAAATAAAACCGTGCACCGCGAGCGAATGACCTTTTTTCCAGGCTTTCCGTACCGCCGGAACATGGCAGATATTACGCACCTGCTCCGCGACATTGATTTCACACAAACGATTGACGCGCTCTTCATAAGGCAACGCATCCAGCTCGGTTTGCTTGCGTTGGTAGTATTTTCGAATCGGGCGCACCCAATGGTCAATCAAGCTGGGGTTGCCTTCTTCCATCGAGGCGATGACCCCGCCGCAGCCGTAATGGCCGTTGACGATAATGTGTTTGACCTTCAGGATTTCGACGGCGTATTGGATGACCGACAGCACATTCATGTCGCTGGAGTTCACCAGATTGGCGATGTTGCGGTGTACGAAAATCGTGCCTGGGTCCATTTTGACCAGTTGGTTGGCGGGCACGCGGCTATCGGAGCAGCCAATCCACAAATATTCGGGTTTTTGTTGGTGGGAGAGGGTTTCGAAGAAATGGGGGCGCTCGGCATTCACTTCGTCCACCCATTCGAGATTGTTTTGTAACAGTTGTTCAATCGGGCTGTTACATTGACATTCATTGCACATAATTATCCTTTTTGGAGAAGTCTTTGGTCGTGGCTAAGACAATATCAAGCTTCTTCAAAAGATAGAATTATACCGATAATATCCGGTAACGGATAAAAACTGATGTGAATTTATCGCGGGAGAACAGTCAAAACCAAGTATGGCTACTTGGTGGGTTGGCTTTTGGCCTTTGTGATCTTCCGAGTAAATAGGCGGCTTTTAGTGCTTTAGCCGTTTGGGTATCCCAGTCAAGCTGGTGTTTTTGGGCAATTTCCTGTAGATACGCATCCGATCCAATTTGCTGGTAGCGTTCAAGAAAGGTTTCAACCGGCATGGGTAGCTCTATTTCAGAGACATCAATACGAGAGTCGAAATGAATGACTTCGATCTCACTCGATTCCAGCATCTCAAATTTATAAGAGATGATATCCAGTTGATTCTGTTTGGCGATTCGACTGGGGAGCTGTTGTAAAAACAGATCGATATCATCAATATAAGGGGGTAAGCCGACATCTAATTCATAGCAAAAGGTTTCGCCTCGAAAATCAAATGTCGAACGCACTTTCATGGTTGATTTCATAGAAATTTCCGAGTGCTTTTAGTTTGTCAGTTTCATAAAGACTTGCGGCAATTGCTCCGGCAATTTATCCACATGGTCAATCACCGTATATTGATTGCCGAAGATATCCGAAACATATTCATCTGCCTTAGGGTCCAGGGTAATGCAGTAGGAGTAAATGCCTTGCCCCTGCAATTCTTCGACCGCCTTATGGGTGTCCTGAATCAATGTTTGTGGGTCTTTTGAGTCAATGTCCGCCGGTTCCCCATCGGTTAACACCAGCATTAACTTTTTCTCCGCTTTTTGCGCTTCAAGATAATGTGCGGCATGACGCATGGCCGCGCCCATCCGGGTCGAAAAAGACGCTTCCAATCCGGCAATGCGTGCTTTCACGTCATCGTTATAACCTTCCGAATAACCTTTAATGTGCTGATAGCGCACTTCATGGCGGGTATCGGAACAGAAACCGGCAATTGCAAATTTATCGCCTAACTGCTCGACGGTCCAGGCGGTAATCGCCAAAGCTTCCTCGGAAAGTTCCAACAACGTCTGACCCGTTTCCGGGTTACGTTCATTCAACGATTGCGAAGTATCCACCAAAAGCATGACCGCAATGTTGCGGCTGTCGGTGGTGTGGCTGTAGTTGATACGTGGATCGGGGGCGGACCCGCTTTTGAAATCGATGATGGAACGAATCGCCACATCCAGATCCAACTCTTCGCCTTCTTCTTGAAAACGAATACGCTTTTTGTTCTGCGGCTTAAGCATTTCAATCATCTTTTTCAGGCGATTGGCCAAGTCGCTGTGTTTTTCCATTAAGCGATCAATTTTACTGGCTTGTCCGGATGGATGCAGACGTTCGTAAACGGTGGTCCAATCGGGTCGATAGCCTTCCGAAATATAGTCCCACTCATCGTAATGACGTGGCGGCAGCCCACCTTCATTGTCGATTTTTGGCTCTTCGTTTTCATACTCGTTCGGCATGATTTCGTCGGACTCATCATACTCTTCGTAGTAGAACCAGATATAACGGTTATCGTCACGGTAAGACACTTCGGTATCGTCAAAGAATACCGTTGGCTGGCTGTCCGAAGACTGCTTACGAGTTTTGACATAAAAATCGATACCCAACTCGGCCATATCCGCGGTGGTGGATTCTTCACCTTTCTCAGCCATGATTGTATGGAAACGCTCACGAAAGCTTTCCAACAACTCATTCTGAGGGTCAAAGTTCTCATCCAACAGGGCGCGAGACATACGCGTTGCACGATAGCGCAGACACGACATTTTCTGATCATCACAGGCACCTTTTTCAGGGTAAGGGTGCAAGGATAAAAACAATTCTTTCAGACCTGGATAACGTTGAATTGCCAGGTGTTCAACACGACAGTCTTCAAATATCGAGATAAACAATTGCATATGGGGCGCATAGTTATCCGCCATCAGTTGTCCGGACCATTTTTTATGTGCCATCATATGTGCAACCGTCGCACGATAACGGTCGGTACCCGACACGCCATTTTCAGCGTCATAAACATCCGGTACCGCAATGATGTCGTCATCCAGATAAGGCACCGGCTTGCGCAATTGGTCAAAAGCCGTTGCAAAGGTTTGGAAAGGCAAATCGCAGTCCCACATGCACTCTTTCAACATGTCCATATGACGTTCAACGTCTTTGA
This window harbors:
- a CDS encoding YeeE/YedE family protein, whose product is MLRTLALTPLPKAAVWWLLLPLLAVSLWLSENHLSLFLVGALLGASLNYFQFGFRTCSHQLLTQGRTLGVRAVLWMLAFTSVLFFLLLSLGEFNGLALQGFVQPLSLSVVAGAFLFGIGMQLANGCTSGTFNKMGQLQPLSLTSFFFLLVGGTLAAYHSEFWRAVPALQPVSVLQSFGLIQGLILQLGFIGVLYWLAILKERNHFDELSRLNTSAFWKITDWHPWLKAGLVLALLNAFLLILSGQPWSIANVFPYWGLKISDALQLPLDWSFWSYGITHFSRQEAPLLEDTVSLTTLGLISGALLVTLLARSARQEATQFTLKPHLMAIVGGFIMGYGSVIAFGCNIGAFFSGIGSGSLHGWLWALAALAGNSAGIYLKARLFRD
- a CDS encoding carbonic anhydrase, which gives rise to MCNECQCNSPIEQLLQNNLEWVDEVNAERPHFFETLSHQQKPEYLWIGCSDSRVPANQLVKMDPGTIFVHRNIANLVNSSDMNVLSVIQYAVEILKVKHIIVNGHYGCGGVIASMEEGNPSLIDHWVRPIRKYYQRKQTELDALPYEERVNRLCEINVAEQVRNICHVPAVRKAWKKGHSLAVHGFIYNIKDGRLKNLDISVDNLDAAEQAVVRATAG
- a CDS encoding nitric oxide reductase activation protein NorD; the protein is MNEELFAEYQEKFTCKFPKAVELFPDLLNDAVSKLSPQGVEAYLEGANFLCKIGQGVEPVLVFMEVMPDIASHFGQGTNKMIADYSYLLARSPNKKALIPFLSTLGHVCRRIDRTEDLELYLQIIDEYVEKTQTVIHGHHSLYESPGMVALLESMPQLISKLCLNGIRNFIDYGARNYLNAPEEQIAYFKLESHDAKSIITRERKGTTFKDVERHMDMLKECMWDCDLPFQTFATAFDQLRKPVPYLDDDIIAVPDVYDAENGVSGTDRYRATVAHMMAHKKWSGQLMADNYAPHMQLFISIFEDCRVEHLAIQRYPGLKELFLSLHPYPEKGACDDQKMSCLRYRATRMSRALLDENFDPQNELLESFRERFHTIMAEKGEESTTADMAELGIDFYVKTRKQSSDSQPTVFFDDTEVSYRDDNRYIWFYYEEYDESDEIMPNEYENEEPKIDNEGGLPPRHYDEWDYISEGYRPDWTTVYERLHPSGQASKIDRLMEKHSDLANRLKKMIEMLKPQNKKRIRFQEEGEELDLDVAIRSIIDFKSGSAPDPRINYSHTTDSRNIAVMLLVDTSQSLNERNPETGQTLLELSEEALAITAWTVEQLGDKFAIAGFCSDTRHEVRYQHIKGYSEGYNDDVKARIAGLEASFSTRMGAAMRHAAHYLEAQKAEKKLMLVLTDGEPADIDSKDPQTLIQDTHKAVEELQGQGIYSYCITLDPKADEYVSDIFGNQYTVIDHVDKLPEQLPQVFMKLTN